One stretch of bacterium DNA includes these proteins:
- a CDS encoding helix-turn-helix domain-containing protein → MEPYGQYCPVARAIEIIADRWTPLIIRELLAGIHRFNDLDRGLPGISRPLLAERLRRLEHAGIVERRTPSDGASAGYYLTGAGKELRAVIQSLGEWGAKWAFGDPRPDELDPALLLWRMRRRIDLALVPLRRVVIRFDFRGMKRPRPHWLVIEKPEVSLCLTDPGFDSDLYVGADLAALYKVWLGRTTWIAATREGLIEVDGPPALTRVLPRWLQWSPFAPAVREAAARGAGA, encoded by the coding sequence ATGGAGCCTTACGGCCAATATTGTCCGGTTGCGCGGGCGATCGAAATCATCGCGGATCGCTGGACGCCGCTGATCATTCGGGAACTGCTGGCCGGGATTCATCGGTTCAACGATCTCGACCGCGGCCTCCCCGGCATCTCGCGGCCGCTCTTGGCGGAACGGCTGCGGCGGCTCGAGCACGCCGGCATCGTCGAACGTCGGACCCCATCCGATGGCGCGAGCGCCGGATACTATCTGACCGGCGCCGGTAAGGAGCTCAGGGCGGTCATCCAGAGCCTGGGGGAGTGGGGCGCCAAGTGGGCATTCGGAGATCCCAGGCCGGACGAACTTGATCCGGCGCTCCTCCTCTGGCGGATGCGCCGGCGTATCGACCTCGCGCTGGTGCCGCTTCGGCGTGTGGTGATCCGGTTCGACTTCCGCGGGATGAAACGTCCTCGCCCCCATTGGCTGGTGATCGAGAAGCCCGAGGTCTCCTTGTGCCTCACGGATCCCGGTTTTGACAGCGACCTGTACGTCGGCGCCGATCTCGCCGCGTTGTATAAGGTCTGGCTGGGCCGAACGACCTGGATTGCCGCGACGCGGGAGGGCTTGATCGAAGTCGACGGACCGCCGGCCCTGACCCGCGTCCTCCCCCGGTGGCTGCAGTGGAGCCCATTCGCGCCGGCTGTGCGAGAGGCGGCGGCGAGGGGCGCGGGGGCATGA